The Coffea arabica cultivar ET-39 chromosome 1e, Coffea Arabica ET-39 HiFi, whole genome shotgun sequence genome has a window encoding:
- the LOC140015627 gene encoding uncharacterized protein: MFESCPSLQYLYVEDCPNLVSFSLNLQETPSLKQFVLIDSPKLIPHWFKGFAFATNLRKLISLSINSPFFSDDSSIDDFDWSGLRSVSTLCELRLEGLLHTESLAHQLQYFTTLTSLRLADFGGLEVQPDWIGNLVSLEDLELSNCKKLRSLPSETAMRRLTKLTRVEVYRCPLLRQR; encoded by the coding sequence ATGTTCGAGTCATGCCCGTCTCTGCAATACCTGTATGTGGAGGATTGCCCCAATCTGGTGTCGTTTTCACTTAATTTGCAGGAGACACCTTCTCTCAAGCAATTCGTCTTAATCGACTCTCCCAAATTGATCCCTCATTGGTTCAAAGGATTTGCTTTTGCCACCAACTTAAGAAAACTGATTAGTTTGAGCATCAACAGTCCCTTCTTCTCAGATGACTCCTCAATCGATGATTTTGATTGGTCTGGTTTAAGGTCTGTATCAACACTCTGTGAGCTTCGATTGGAAGGGCTGCTTCACACGGAGTCCCTGGCACACCAGCTTCAATACTTTACTACCCTCACTTCACTACGTCTGGCTGACTTTGGAGGATTAGAAGTGCAACCGGATTGGATTGGAAACCTTGTGTCCCTTGAAGACCTAGAGCTATCGAATTGCAAAAAGCTTCGATCTTTACCATCCGAGACCGCCATGAGACGCCTCACCAAGTTAACTCGTGTTGAAGTTTATCGGTGTCCTCTATTAAGACAACGATAA
- the LOC113688157 gene encoding putative disease resistance protein RGA3, with protein MPAQIGQLTCLQTLKFFDVSQESGCGIEELGTLKYLKGLLEIRNLELVKGKEAAKRAKLFEKPDLSRLEFEWNRRDQKSDNHDEDVLEGLQPHPNLEKLRIYSFMGNKFPQWFMNLSKLVELRIKDCQRCSELPALGQLPSLKGLHLESLNNIRYFGDEFYSITTNEEEGRSRASGSSIRRRKFFPALEELNVKNMRNLVEWKDADPVRSTIGETEVDAFPILSDFRIESCPQLTTFPCSGKSLDVRYSHNLTSIKTGYGTASVEELSIQF; from the coding sequence ATGCCGGCGCAGATAGGACAATTGACTTGTCTTCAAACTCTGAAATTCTTTGATGTAAGTCAAGAGAGCGGATGTGGCATTGAAGAGCTTGGGACCTTGAAATATCTGAAAGGATTGTTGGAGATAAGGAATCTTGAACTAGTGAAAGGCAAAGAAGCAGCTAAAAGAGCAAAATTGTTCGAAAAGCCAGATCTGTCTCGCTTGGAATTTGAATGGAATAGAAGGGATCAAAAAAGTGATAACCATGATGAGGATGTGTTGGAAGGTCTCCAACCTCACCCAAATTTGGAAAAGTTGAGgatttattcttttatgggtAATAAATTTCCGCAATGGTTTATGAATTTGTCAAAATTGGTGGAGTTGCGAATAAAAGATTGCCAGAGATGTAGTGAACTCCCTGCATTAGGACAACTACCATCGCTCAAAGGTCTCCATCTGGAAAGCTTGAACAACATTCGATATTTTGGAGATGAATTCTACAGTATTACTACTAATGAGGAGGAAGGCAGATCACGAGCATCAGGGAGCAGCATTAGAAGGCGAAAATTCTTTCCGGCCCTTGAAGAACTGAAtgtaaaaaatatgagaaatttggtAGAGTGGAAGGATGCAGACCCAGTGAGATCAACCATAGGTGAAACAGAAGTTGATGCCTTTCCCATACTGAGTGATTTTCGCATTGAAAGTTGCCCACAACTGACCACTTTCCCATGCTCAGGTAAAAGTCTAGACGTGAGGTATTCTCACAATCTAACAAGTATAAAAACGGGTTACGGCACTGCTTCTGTTGAGGAGTTGAGTATTCAATTTTGA